A region of the Montipora foliosa isolate CH-2021 chromosome 8, ASM3666993v2, whole genome shotgun sequence genome:
AGTGCCTATTTACGCTTCTGTGATTTCTACACGCTTCAGACGCCTGTCCACTTGAGAAGGTTCGATCCAAAAGAATGATTGCCTACGCGTGATTGATTCAAGAAACAATAGACATTACTTTCTCTTTCTCCGACACGTGCATTTCCAAAGCCCTGAATGATGTACTCCTCCACCACCCAATCAAAAGCCTGCAAATTACTCACCATAATATCTCTTAATTTTAGGTTACTTATTTATTAATCTAAACGTTGGCACGGGAAGACAGTGGAGTTCCATAACAACTGTTTATTTCACGCTGAAAAATGAAACGAACCCTAAAAGAGTGCAATTCCGATGAGGGTGAATTTTGGGATCGAAGCAACAGAGAGTAAGTTAAGAGATGTCACGTATTGTCTTGATGCTCCTTAGAAGTTGATTAATAATCTCTTACCTTTGACTTATCCTAAGTTCCGATGACGTGGAGGTAGAGAATCCTGAGGTACGCGCAAGGAAGCAAAGACGAGGggtaagaaaataaaattgacaCTTTCATTGAGGAGTTAAATGAAAGGTGCATTAATTTAAAaggtgtgaattttttcggatCGACAGCAAATCGAAAAGAGAAGACGAGATCGAATCAACAGCTCACTTGCCGAGTTACGGCAGCTGGTTCCGGAGGTTGCCAAAAGGCAGGTGGGTTCAAAAGAAGTAGGCTAGTTTGATTtcaaatcattattattttttaattttatgtatatatatttatatgtatatatttatatGTATAAGAGGAGCAAAATGACAGGTGTACGGACTCAGCGCACGAATAACACCCGCGTGCAAAATTGAATCAAAAATTATTGTTTCCCAGGTGAGGCTAATGTATTCTGAAAGTTCGGTTTTGATTCACTCGAAAGATAGAAACACTTAGGAATGTCATGGATAGACTGCCAATATCATTCACATAAACCAATCTTCGTTAATTAATATcaaaatttttttattattttcaaggGTTCAACAAAATTGGAAAAAGCGGAGGTTCTGCAGTTGACCGTGGAACACTTGAAAAGTTTAAAATACAGAGCGAAGTACAGCAGAGGTGAGATCCGAAACTTGGAACAGTTATCCAAACGAAAATaggaaaaccgaaaaaaaaagtgatttgttgaacaacaaatgaaaattaaaaaacacgTAAACGTAGTGGCCAGTATGGTTACACTTTAAGATTTCATAGACTAATCTAGAACTGCCCCTTACAGCTTAGAAAACAACATCAATTGCTTTTtttatcattaccattattattatcattttgttTGCAATACACACTACTTATATGCAAACAGCACTCAGTCTGACTAATCACAGTTACAGCACTTACAAAACTAACACTAACTACAGTCTCCCCTCCCCGATTCCctccagaagaaaaaaaaggaaaaaaattgccatGACACCAAAGATCCTGAAGCCCCGTCAAATTGTGCCTTAAAGTCCTTTTTTTAATTACCGTAACGCCCAAGGTAATGTTCAATTTCGTATTTCAATCGCGCCttaaatttaaatgcattaatATTAAGAATCGCTTGGTTCCCTCTGCAGCTCCAAATATAAAGTGCTGCTTTTTGTAGAATTTTCATTTGTATTATCAAACCTTAAGGTCTCAGTCGCAGATTCAAAACATTGGGAATTGAAGCAAAAAATTGCTCAGCGCGCATATGGAAATTCAAGGTTTTCACTGAAAGCTGAACTCGCGGTCCCTATTTTGCAGCTAAACGAAAGCGCACTGCGCAAGCGAGTGCATGAAGGGAAATGCTAAAATGGTTTTGTAAGTTTACTTTCCTTTACAACAAAACTAATACATATGAAAGCAGTTCATGCATTCCGCTTAAAATTGTGTGCAAATCAAGATCACGAAACGCTGTGCCATCAGTAGGGTTGAACAGTTAGACTTGATGCGATGCACAGACATTTAAAATGAGACTTCAGAGGCTTCATCTTTGAGCATCACGACTGAATAAATCAAAAAAGCAATTTAAGAAAGAGGGAAATTCGAACCTTCCCGTTGCTTACGTCTATTCATTTAATGTCTTGACCGCAGGATTTACGATACCAAGTGCATGCAATGATTGCATATCTGCGCATCAGGAATGCATGAATGATGCTAATCCATGCTTATCCGAGGCATTGAACGGCACGGAAACCAAACTCTTCAAACCCGTGTCCCCTGGGAGGCGACAAATCGCGAATAATCTGAACTGGAGTACCTCGTTACCCAGTGGCGGTCATAAAATCAATCCATCTGCTTCCATGGGCTTCTGGGCGGCAAGAAAGAAGGCTAAACTGAGTCAAGACCAGTTGTTAACAAGCCAAATTTTTCCTCCGCTTTCACCGATGACTGCAGATTCtgagaagaaaaggaaacaacTTGTGCATGTGAGATGCACTACAGGATACTGCCCGTAGCTTTAACACCTTCAACACCATCGCAACCCTGCGAACAGGCATCAAGCCGCGCAAATATTCCACTATTCTTTTGTAATCAACATGGTCCACGTATCGACTTATCGATGGCTGTGATTGCTTAATCTAACATTTCTACAATATTTCCAGCAAGCTGGCCACCTAGATGTGttcaatctgaaaaaaaaa
Encoded here:
- the LOC137967261 gene encoding hairy/enhancer-of-split related with YRPW motif protein 1-like: MKRTLKECNSDEGEFWDRSNRDSDDVEVENPEVRARKQRRGQIEKRRRDRINSSLAELRQLVPEVAKRQGSTKLEKAEVLQLTVEHLKSLKYRAKYSRGFTIPSACNDCISAHQECMNDANPCLSEALNGTETKLFKPVSPGRRQIANNLNWSTSLPSGGHKINPSASMGFWAARKKAKLSQDQLLTSQIFPPLSPMTADSEKKRKQLVHVRCTTGYCP